In Labrus bergylta chromosome 11, fLabBer1.1, whole genome shotgun sequence, one genomic interval encodes:
- the slc25a15a gene encoding solute carrier family 25 member 15a has protein sequence MATQAIIDFAAGAVGGVACVLSGQPFDTTKVKMQTFPKAYRGFIHCFSSTFQQVGIRGLYKGATPALIANISENAVLFLSYGRCQDVVRYVCNMEKGSNLSDIQKASAGSLASIFSAMAICPTELVKCRLQAMLEMEASGKVASGQKSTVWTVVKTVMKTDGPLGFYQGLSSTIVREIPGYFCFFGAYELCRSKFAQYMGTDKENIGMLPLMFSGGFGGACLWLVVYPIDCVKSRIQVHSLAGKQEGFRKTFMGIIRTEGITALYSGLTPTMIRTFPANGALFLAYEFSRKFMMEKVGV, from the exons ATGGCAACCCAGGCCATCATTGACTTTGCTGCTGGAGCAGTAG GTGGTGTAGCATGTGTGCTGAGCGGTCAGCCGTTTGACACCACAAAGGTGAAGATGCAGACATTCCCCAAAGCGTACCGAGGCTTCATCCACTGCTTCTCCTCCACGTTCCAGCAGGTGGGGATTCGGGGTCTCTACAAAGGTGCGACTCCAGCCCTCATAGCCAACATCAGCGAGAACGCCGTGCTCTTCTTGAGTTACGGTCGCTGTCAGGATGTGGTCCGCTACGTGTGCAACATGGAGAAAGGTTCCAATCTTAG TGATATCCAGAAGGCCTCCGCAGGGTCTTTGGCTTCCATCTTCTCTGCCATGGCCATTTGCCCAACCGAGCTGGTGAAATGTCGCTTGCAGGCCATGCTTGAAATGGAAGCAAGCGGCAAGGTGGCGAGTGGACAGAAAAG CACAGTGTGGACAGTGGTGAAGACAGTGATGAAGACAGATGGTCCTCTTGGTTTCTATCAGGGACTGTCATCCACCATCGTGAGGGAAATTCCTGGTTACTTCTGCTTTTTTGGGGCCTATGAACTGTGTCGTTCCAAATTTGCTCAGTACATGGgcacagacaaagaaaacataG GTATGCTTCCTCTGATGTTCAGCGGTGGATTTGGGGGAGCTTGTCTCTGGTTGGTGGTCTATCCCATAGACTGTGTGAAGTCCAGGATCCAGGTGCACTCTTTAGCTGGGAAGCAGGAGGGTTTCAGGAAGACCTTCATGGGAATCATTCGCACTGAGG GGATTACTGCTCTGTACTCCGGCCTGACCCCGACCATGATACGAACCTTCCCTGCCAACGGAGCTCTTTTCCTGGCTTATGAGTTCAGCCGCAAGTTCATGATGGAGAAAGTGGGGGTCTGA
- the stoml3a gene encoding stomatin (EPB72)-like 3a isoform X2 — MCVKIVNEYERAVIFRLGRITDRKPKGPGLFFVLPCTDNFVKVDLRTVSFDIPPQEILTRDSVTVCVDGVVYFRIHCPISSVANVSNAHSSTRLLAQTTLRNVLGTKNLAELLSDREGISLSMQESLDEATDPWGIKVERVEIKDVKLPQQLQRAMAAEAEASREARAKIIAAEGEMNASRALKEASLVIAESPSALQLRYLQTLNAIAAEKNSTIIFPLPIDVISNFMQRK, encoded by the exons ATGTGTGTTAAG ATAGTGAATGAGTATGAGCGAGCCGTCATTTTCAGACTCGGACGGATAACAGACAGGAAACCTAAAGGCCCAG GACTTTTCTTTGTTCTGCCCTGCACTGATAACTTTGTGAAGGTTGATTTGAGAACTGTGTCCTTTGACATCCCTCCACAAGAG aTTCTGACCAGAGACTCAGTGACAGTATGTGTGGATGGTGTGGTTTACTTTCGTATACATTGCCCCATCTCCTCCGTGGCCAATGTGTCCAACGCACACTCATCCACACGTCTGCTGGCTCAAACCACCCTGAGGAATGTGCTCGGCACTAAAAACCTGGCAGAGTTGCTGTCTGACAGAGAGGGAATATCACTCAGCATGCAG GAATCTCTGGATGAAGCCACAGACCCGTGGGGCATAAAGGTGGAGCGTGTGGAGATAAAGGATGTGAAGTTGCcccagcagctgcagagagccATGGCAGCAGAGGCCGAGGCCAGCAGGGAGGCTAGAGCTAAG ATTATTGCGGCAGAAGGAGAGATGAATGCGTCGCGGGCTCTGAAAGAAGCCTCTCTGGTTATCGCTGAGTCGCCTTCTGCTCTGCAGTTAAGATACCTGCAGACCCTCAACGCCATCGCAGCCGAGAAGAACTCCACCATCATCTTCCCCCTGCCCATAGATGTGATTTCAAACTTTATGCAGAGAAAGTGA
- the stoml3a gene encoding stomatin (EPB72)-like 3a isoform X1, which produces MISTTSSTADMVTQGKFQINAEDNVEDKNSGRLGCFGWILVIFSLLFIGVTFPITLFMCVKIVNEYERAVIFRLGRITDRKPKGPGLFFVLPCTDNFVKVDLRTVSFDIPPQEILTRDSVTVCVDGVVYFRIHCPISSVANVSNAHSSTRLLAQTTLRNVLGTKNLAELLSDREGISLSMQESLDEATDPWGIKVERVEIKDVKLPQQLQRAMAAEAEASREARAKIIAAEGEMNASRALKEASLVIAESPSALQLRYLQTLNAIAAEKNSTIIFPLPIDVISNFMQRK; this is translated from the exons ATGATCTCAACAACATCCAGCACGGCTGACATGGTTACACAAGGAAAATTTCAGATCAACGCAGAGGACAATGTCGAAG ataAAAACTCAGGCAGGCTGGGATGTTTCGGCTGGATTTTGGTCatcttttccctcctctttaTAGGAGTGACCTTCCCCATCACACTCTTCATGTGTGTTAAG ATAGTGAATGAGTATGAGCGAGCCGTCATTTTCAGACTCGGACGGATAACAGACAGGAAACCTAAAGGCCCAG GACTTTTCTTTGTTCTGCCCTGCACTGATAACTTTGTGAAGGTTGATTTGAGAACTGTGTCCTTTGACATCCCTCCACAAGAG aTTCTGACCAGAGACTCAGTGACAGTATGTGTGGATGGTGTGGTTTACTTTCGTATACATTGCCCCATCTCCTCCGTGGCCAATGTGTCCAACGCACACTCATCCACACGTCTGCTGGCTCAAACCACCCTGAGGAATGTGCTCGGCACTAAAAACCTGGCAGAGTTGCTGTCTGACAGAGAGGGAATATCACTCAGCATGCAG GAATCTCTGGATGAAGCCACAGACCCGTGGGGCATAAAGGTGGAGCGTGTGGAGATAAAGGATGTGAAGTTGCcccagcagctgcagagagccATGGCAGCAGAGGCCGAGGCCAGCAGGGAGGCTAGAGCTAAG ATTATTGCGGCAGAAGGAGAGATGAATGCGTCGCGGGCTCTGAAAGAAGCCTCTCTGGTTATCGCTGAGTCGCCTTCTGCTCTGCAGTTAAGATACCTGCAGACCCTCAACGCCATCGCAGCCGAGAAGAACTCCACCATCATCTTCCCCCTGCCCATAGATGTGATTTCAAACTTTATGCAGAGAAAGTGA
- the foxo1a gene encoding forkhead box protein O1-A: MAEAAQQPHLVEIDPDFEPLSRPRSCTWPLPRPEFINPGDSNTSSPVPSVKQEPGAGNNDFINNLSLLEETEDFAEQKPVILCTDFQCQENCVHQQPPQQHQQQQQQQHQQPNPQLPHHHHQPQHQQQQQQQQQQVPLLSSPVGSSTSAAAAAAAAQRKSSSSRRNAWGNMSYADLITKAIESSPESRLTLSQIYDWMVKSVPYFKDKGDSNSSAGWKNSIRHNLSLHSRFVRVQNEGTGKSSWWMLNPEGGKSGKSPRRRAASMDNNSKFAKSRGRAAKKKLSLQGGPDGGADSPGSFSKWPGSPNSHSNDDFDAWNSFRPRTSSNASTLSDRLSPFMPEDDFAEADVHMGYPGAPGAKMTATLPSLTEMTGSLGHSSENVMENLLDNLNLLSPKNSQVGGGGTTPCSSQSSPSNMMQQSPGYPAYSSPNMAPQPQQEYRKCVYGQAGMNTLSSMPLQTLQESKPSFGPGLGQYSCAAGLLKELLTTDTDQHGDLMPSVDSVVSQSSGGCMLPPYSSNQHPAKLMGGGNGHPHALSHTRPHNVHNQAPLASPAMNGRLLMPLSHSGVTTLLPSAKSQMQMPYGLSSHLSGGGGMPGGFCPLNTNGYGRPGLPQPSHTEKLPSDLDDMSIEKFEFDMETVLHDTLMDGAPLDFNFEPMVTQQGFPHGVKTTTHSWVSG; encoded by the exons ATGGCGGAAGCGGCCCAGCAGCCACACCTGGTGGAAATCGACCCGGATTTTGAGCCCCTCTCGCGGCCCCGGTCGTGCACTTGGCCCTTGCCCCGGCCGGAGTTCATCAACCCGGGAGACTCCAACACGTCCTCCCCGGTGCCCTCTGTGAAGCAGGAGCCAGGAGCAGGAAACAACGACTTCATCAACAACCTGAGCCTGCTGGAGGAGACCGAGGACTTCGCGGAGCAGAAGCCGGTCATCCTGTGCACTGATTTCCAGTGTCAGGAGAACTGCGTCCACCAGCAACCTCCACagcaacatcagcagcagcagcagcagcaacatcagCAGCCGAACCCGCAACTCCCGCATCACCATCATCAAccacagcatcagcagcagcagcagcagcagcagcaacaggtgcctctgctctcctccccGGTCGGCTCGTCCACCTCGGCGGCCGCTGCTGCCGCCGCTGCCCAGAGGAAGAGCAGCTCCTCCCGGAGGAACGCGTGGGGGAATATGTCATATGCAGACCTCATAACCAAAGCTATCGAAAGTTCTCCTGAGAGCCGGCTGACTCTGTCTCAGATCTATGACTGGATGGTGAAGAGTGTGCCTTATTTTAAGGACAAGGGAGACAGCAACAGCTCTGCAGGCTGGAAG AACTCCATCAGACACAACCTGTCGCTGCACAGCCGCTTTGTTCGCGTGCAGAATGAGGGGACGGGAAAGAGCTCGTGGTGGATGCTGAATCCGGAAGGGGGGAAGAGCGGCAAGTCCCCGCGACGCAGGGCCGCCTCCATGGACAACAACAGCAAGTTCGcgaagagcagaggaagagcagCGAAGAAAAAG CTGTCCCTGCAGGGCGGCCCTGACGGTGGAGCAGACAGCCCAGGCTCCTTCTCCAAGTGGCCCGGCAGCCCAAATTCACACAGCAACGACGACTTTGATGCCTGGAACAGCTTCAGGCCTCGGACCAGCTCCAACGCCAGCACCCTGAGCGACCGCCTCTCCCCCTTCATGCCTGAGGACGACTTCGCCGAGGCGGATGTGCACATGGGCTACCCAGGAGCCCCTGGGGCCAAGATGACAGCCACGCTGCCCAGCCTGACGGAGATGACGGGATCTCTGGGTCACAGCTCTGAGAATGTCATGGAGAACCTCCTGGACAACCTCAACCTGCTTTCTCCCAAAAACTCACAAGTTGGAGGAGGTGGGACAaccccctgctcctcccagTCCTCACCCTCTAACATGATGCAGCAGAGCCCAGGGTACCCTGCGTACAGCTCCCCCAACATGGCCCCGCAGCCCCAGCAGGAGTACCGCAAGTGTGTGTATGGCCAAGCGGGTATGAACACGCTGTCGTCCATGCCGCTGCAGACGCTGCAGGAGAGTAAACCCAGCTTTGGGCCAGGTCTGGGACAGTACAGCTGCGCTGCAGGGCTTCTGAAGGAGCTGTTGACAACAGACACAGACCAGCATGGAGACCTCATGCCCTCAGTGGACTCAGTGGTGTCTCAGTCCAGTGGGGGCTGCATGCTGCCGCCATACAGCAGCAACCAGCACCCGGCTAAACTGATGGGAGGAGGAAACGGACACCCACACGCTCTCTCCCACACTCGCCCTCACAATGTCCACAACCAGGCCCCATTAGCATCACCCGCAATGAACGGACGTCTGCTCATGCCCCTGAGCCACAGCGGGGTCACCACTCTTTTGCCTTCAGCCAAAAGCCAGATGCAGATGCCTTATGGCCTCTCCAGCCACCTGAGCGGTGGAGGAGGGATGCCCGGCGGATTCTGCCCGCTGAATACCAATGGATACGGACGACCTGGTCTACCACAGCCCTCACACACCGAGAAGCTGCCCAGCGACCTAGACGACATGTCCATCGAGAAGTTTGAGTTTGACATGGAGACAGTCCTCCACGACACTCTGATGGACGGCGCCCCCTTGGACTTTAACTTTGAGCCGATGGTGACCCAACAAGGTTTCCCCCACGGAGTGAAGACCACCACACACAGCTGGGTGTCAGGGTAG